In one Butyrivibrio proteoclasticus B316 genomic region, the following are encoded:
- the rpsT gene encoding 30S ribosomal protein S20 — protein MANIKSAKKRILVNEKKAARNQMIKSAVKTEIKKVRTAIEAGNKEEAAKALLAATSAIDKAESKGVFKKNTASRKVSRLAQAVNKMA, from the coding sequence ATGGCTAATATTAAATCCGCCAAGAAGAGAATTTTAGTTAACGAGAAGAAGGCTGCTAGAAACCAGATGATCAAGTCTGCTGTTAAGACAGAGATCAAGAAGGTTCGTACTGCTATCGAAGCAGGTAATAAGGAAGAGGCTGCTAAGGCACTCCTTGCTGCTACTTCAGCTATTGATAAGGCTGAGTCAAAGGGCGTTTTCAAGAAGAACACAGCTTCTAGAAAAGTTTCTCGTCTTGCTCAGGCTGTTAACAAGATGGCTTAA